A single Dechloromonas denitrificans DNA region contains:
- a CDS encoding HAD-IA family hydrolase → MKYELVVFDWDGTLLDSAGAIVNAIQSACRDLGLAIPDDTRARHVIGLGLSDALRHAVPDLPLERYQEMIERYRFHYLSSDHELNLFVGVREMLARLQAAGHVLAVATGKGRPGLDRTLDHSGLRPLFQTSRCADECHSKPHPQMLEELMAECGIAAGATIMIGDTSHDLLMASNAGVDSLAVTYGAHPHDHLLECKPLACLHTVQELDLWLKNFA, encoded by the coding sequence ATGAAATACGAACTGGTCGTTTTTGATTGGGATGGCACCTTGCTCGATTCGGCGGGGGCCATTGTTAACGCCATACAGTCGGCCTGTCGCGACCTTGGTCTGGCGATTCCGGATGATACGCGCGCCCGCCATGTGATCGGGCTTGGCTTGTCTGATGCCTTGCGCCATGCGGTTCCCGATCTGCCGCTTGAGCGCTATCAGGAAATGATCGAGCGTTATCGCTTTCATTACCTGTCAAGCGATCACGAGTTGAATCTGTTTGTCGGGGTGCGTGAAATGCTGGCTCGCCTGCAGGCCGCCGGGCATGTCCTGGCGGTCGCGACGGGAAAAGGTCGTCCTGGTCTTGACCGGACGCTTGATCATTCCGGGTTGCGTCCGCTGTTTCAGACTTCGCGCTGCGCCGACGAATGTCATTCCAAGCCGCATCCACAGATGCTGGAAGAGCTGATGGCGGAATGCGGGATTGCTGCCGGGGCGACGATAATGATCGGCGATACCTCGCACGACCTGTTGATGGCCAGCAATGCCGGTGTCGATAGTCTGGCGGTGACCTATGGTGCGCATCCCCATGACCACTTGCTGGAGTGCAAACCGCTGGCTTGTCTGCATACGGTTCAGGAGCTTGATCTGTGGCTGAAGAACTTCGCCTGA